In Rhodobacter sp. 24-YEA-8, the following are encoded in one genomic region:
- a CDS encoding amidohydrolase, with amino-acid sequence MTADLVILNARLRPLFAVPGTTAIAVADGVILALGDDSAIRAYIGPATRVIDAAGRELMPGFIESHLHLMMGGASLSMLNMGELFGFDPVRDALLDFATRQPGNDILFGYAVNYVIFGEERPDRHILDRIVSDRPLCLIATDLHCAWANTKALELAGILNGADLGPGSEVVMGADGLASGELREFAAMNRVKMLSRLQGRDAMDYRMTGAEGEGARDHDRAVIRAAGDYCACHGITRAVNMDGNAWQAGLMRDLALAGEMPVRVSLPLMLEAKDGVGGIDLLDEFGPEVPGWLSFARIKLFMDGVFDTWTALTVTDYPDRPGFRSEPLIPLDQFNAICVEADRRGLQITTHAVGDGAVRAVIDGYEAARAANGPRDARHRIEHIDTITPADLDRLGPLGITASMQPVHPPGSAGLPLEPTITIMGAARWPTAFPWAMVLARDVPLAFGTDWPVSPLSPLYAIHCALTRKPWRADLPDQRVSLDDCLAAYTTGGAHADFAENRAGRLVPGFDADLVLIDGSLEGLADSETAASVALTICAGKITYGAL; translated from the coding sequence TGATCCTGGCGCTTGGGGATGACAGCGCGATCCGCGCGTATATCGGCCCGGCGACCCGGGTGATCGACGCCGCCGGGCGCGAACTGATGCCCGGCTTCATCGAAAGCCATCTGCATCTGATGATGGGTGGCGCCTCGCTTTCGATGCTGAATATGGGCGAGCTTTTCGGGTTCGATCCGGTACGGGATGCGCTTCTGGACTTCGCGACCCGCCAGCCCGGGAATGACATCCTGTTCGGCTATGCGGTGAATTATGTGATTTTTGGCGAAGAAAGGCCTGATCGCCATATCCTCGACCGGATTGTCAGTGACCGTCCGCTCTGCCTGATTGCGACCGATCTGCATTGTGCCTGGGCCAATACAAAGGCGCTGGAACTGGCAGGGATCCTCAATGGCGCCGATCTCGGACCGGGATCCGAGGTGGTGATGGGCGCAGACGGGCTGGCCAGTGGTGAATTGCGCGAATTTGCTGCGATGAACCGGGTGAAGATGCTCTCTCGCCTGCAAGGGCGCGATGCGATGGATTACCGCATGACCGGCGCCGAAGGCGAGGGCGCGCGCGACCATGACCGGGCGGTGATCCGCGCGGCAGGCGATTACTGCGCCTGCCATGGCATCACGCGCGCGGTGAATATGGATGGCAATGCCTGGCAGGCCGGTCTGATGCGCGATCTGGCGCTGGCGGGCGAGATGCCGGTCAGGGTCAGCCTGCCTTTGATGCTCGAGGCGAAAGACGGGGTCGGGGGTATTGACCTGCTGGATGAATTCGGACCGGAAGTGCCGGGGTGGCTGTCATTTGCCCGCATAAAGCTGTTCATGGACGGGGTGTTTGATACCTGGACCGCGCTGACGGTTACCGATTATCCCGACCGTCCCGGCTTCCGATCCGAGCCGCTGATCCCGCTGGATCAGTTCAACGCGATCTGTGTCGAGGCTGACCGGAGGGGGCTGCAGATCACCACCCATGCGGTGGGCGATGGCGCGGTGCGCGCTGTGATCGATGGCTATGAGGCGGCGCGCGCCGCCAATGGCCCGCGCGACGCGCGTCACCGGATCGAACATATCGACACGATCACGCCTGCAGACCTTGACCGGCTCGGCCCGCTGGGCATCACCGCCTCGATGCAGCCGGTGCATCCGCCGGGTTCGGCGGGCCTGCCGCTGGAGCCCACGATCACCATTATGGGCGCGGCGCGCTGGCCCACCGCCTTTCCCTGGGCGATGGTTCTTGCCCGCGATGTGCCTCTGGCCTTTGGCACGGACTGGCCGGTCTCGCCGCTCTCGCCGCTTTACGCGATCCATTGCGCGCTGACGCGTAAGCCCTGGCGCGCGGATCTGCCCGATCAGCGCGTCAGCCTTGACGACTGCCTCGCCGCCTACACGACCGGCGGCGCGCATGCCGATTTCGCGGAAAACCGCGCCGGGCGGCTGGTTCCCGGCTTTGACGCCGATCTGGTGCTGATCGATGGCAGCCTGGAAGGCCTCGCCGACAGCGAGACCGCAGCCTCTGTCGCGCTGACGATCTGCGCCGGCAAAATCACATATGGAGCCCTTTGA
- a CDS encoding GMC family oxidoreductase has product MDAFDYIVIGAGAAGCVLANRLSANPKTSVLVIESGGSDRDIRVKVPAGILAMYGRKRFDYGYTGVKQPELNNRNIPVNRGRMLGGSSSLNSMLYIRGAAADYDEWAALGCQGWSWSDVLPLFKHLEQNQVGQDPRLHGTKGELIVARPKDPNPVCEDYIRAGETIGLPRNQDFNGDSQLGLGIYDVTQKNGIRFSAYNAYLEPVRSRPNLTIMTGTDLKRLILQDRRVTGVEVTRGGSREIIHCRGEVVLSTGAIGTPMALMASGIGPGAALQGQGVDVVHDLAGVGQNLRDHVDGMITVRSDSTRTLGFSLRNSLKLLAAPFRFAANRKGMLSTNYVVAGGFGRTPLAEDDLPDVQFHFVPGYRSHRGRLVEWGHGFAVHTCVLRPRSVGEIRLRRQGDEITHEIDHRFFSDFRDARVLVEGIKLSRRIFGAAPMASLQGREILPGPGVVTDDEILAYLRAEALTVYHPVGTAKMGVDAMAVVDPVSMKVHGIEGLRVADASVMPTLIGGNTNAPSQMIGEKAARAILAA; this is encoded by the coding sequence ATGGATGCTTTCGACTATATCGTCATCGGGGCCGGGGCGGCGGGCTGTGTGCTGGCGAACCGGCTTTCTGCCAATCCGAAAACCTCGGTGCTGGTGATCGAATCCGGCGGCTCCGATCGCGATATCCGCGTGAAAGTGCCGGCCGGAATCCTTGCGATGTATGGCCGCAAGCGCTTTGACTACGGCTATACCGGCGTGAAGCAGCCCGAGCTGAACAACCGCAATATTCCGGTCAACCGGGGGCGGATGCTGGGCGGATCCTCTTCGCTGAATTCGATGCTTTATATCCGGGGCGCTGCTGCGGATTACGATGAATGGGCGGCGCTTGGCTGTCAGGGCTGGTCCTGGTCGGATGTTCTGCCGCTGTTTAAACATCTCGAGCAGAACCAGGTCGGCCAGGATCCGCGTCTGCATGGCACCAAAGGCGAGCTGATCGTGGCCCGCCCGAAAGATCCGAACCCGGTTTGCGAGGATTACATCCGCGCGGGCGAGACGATCGGCCTGCCGCGCAACCAGGATTTCAACGGTGACAGCCAGCTCGGCCTTGGCATCTATGATGTGACGCAGAAGAACGGCATCCGGTTTTCCGCCTATAATGCCTATCTTGAGCCGGTACGGAGCCGCCCGAACCTCACCATCATGACCGGCACCGATCTGAAGCGCCTGATCCTGCAGGACCGCCGCGTCACCGGGGTCGAGGTCACGCGTGGCGGTTCCCGCGAGATCATCCATTGCCGGGGGGAGGTCGTGCTCTCGACCGGAGCGATTGGCACACCGATGGCGCTGATGGCATCGGGGATCGGGCCCGGCGCCGCCTTGCAGGGGCAGGGGGTGGACGTGGTCCATGACCTGGCCGGTGTAGGTCAGAACCTGCGAGACCATGTCGACGGCATGATCACGGTGCGATCAGATTCGACCAGGACGCTGGGCTTTTCACTGCGCAACTCGTTGAAACTGCTGGCCGCGCCCTTCCGCTTCGCCGCAAACCGCAAGGGGATGCTGTCCACGAATTACGTGGTCGCAGGCGGCTTTGGCCGCACGCCTCTGGCCGAGGATGACCTGCCGGATGTGCAGTTCCATTTCGTCCCCGGCTATCGCAGCCATCGCGGCCGGCTGGTCGAATGGGGCCATGGTTTCGCCGTTCACACCTGCGTCCTGCGCCCGCGTTCGGTCGGCGAGATCCGGCTGCGCCGCCAGGGCGATGAGATCACGCATGAGATCGATCACCGCTTCTTCAGCGATTTCCGTGATGCGCGCGTGCTGGTCGAAGGGATCAAACTCTCGCGCCGGATCTTTGGCGCCGCCCCGATGGCAAGCCTTCAGGGCCGCGAGATCCTGCCCGGGCCAGGCGTCGTCACCGATGACGAGATCCTCGCCTACCTTCGCGCCGAGGCGCTGACCGTCTATCACCCGGTCGGCACTGCGAAGATGGGGGTGGATGCGATGGCGGTGGTCGATCCGGTCTCGATGAAGGTGCATGGGATCGAGGGGCTGCGCGTCGCCGATGCCTCGGTCATGCCGACGCTGATCGGCGGCAATACCAATGCGCCCAGCCAGATGATCGGCGAAAAGGCAGCAAGAGCGATCCTTGCCGCATAG